aGTTCGAATTTAATTATAGTTTCAGAAAAAGTCATGTGACGACCAAAGAAAAGATCAATAAATTCGAGCTTTGATAAATGTGTTCTTATATTAATTTGTCATCTcctttgaaacaaacaaaacaataaatggCAAAACAAGATCCAACTAGCAGCAGCAACACGATACCAATACCAACACTCGTAGGATCTGAGTTTGTTCGTCCTCAAACGTTAGATCTTATCATTACCGGAGATACAGTGAAGGATACCACCGGGAACAAAGTTTTCAAAGTCAAAACGCCTCTCTTTGGTCTCCACAACAAAAGAATTTTGCTTGATCCTAATGACTCTCCCATTCTCACCATGAAAATGAAGGTTTTctaattagttttttcttcCCTCTTGATTACTAcgaatattttcttgattttcttgtttttcatgAGTTGATTCTTGGTTATGTGAAATGTAATGAAAAGGTGACTAGTAAGCACGATCGATGGCAAGTGTATAGAGGAAGTGATTTAGATGATAAGATCTTCACGGTTAAAAGATCATCGACGGTTCAATTGAAGACAAGAGTTGAAGTATTCTTGAAACATAACCAGACCAGGGAAGCGTCTTGTGATTTCACTATTAAAG
The Camelina sativa cultivar DH55 chromosome 15, Cs, whole genome shotgun sequence DNA segment above includes these coding regions:
- the LOC104746026 gene encoding protein LURP-one-related 13, producing MAKQDPTSSSNTIPIPTLVGSEFVRPQTLDLIITGDTVKDTTGNKVFKVKTPLFGLHNKRILLDPNDSPILTMKMKVTSKHDRWQVYRGSDLDDKIFTVKRSSTVQLKTRVEVFLKHNQTREASCDFTIKGRFMKRACTIYVGESTKIIAQVHEGDKRLVATIYPNVDHAFIVTLIFIFDLINMVGAGI